One genomic region from Paracoccus pantotrophus encodes:
- the rpoC gene encoding DNA-directed RNA polymerase subunit beta', whose translation MNQELATNPLNPLAAPRQFDEIKISLASPEEILAWSYGEVKKPETINYRTFKPERDGLFCARIFGPIKDYECLCGKYKRMKYRGLVCEKCGVEVTLQKVRRERMGHIELAAPVAHIWFLKSLPSRIGLMLDMTLRDLERILYFENYVVIEPGLTDLSYGQLLTEEEFLDAQDQYGADAFTANIGAEAIREMLANIDLAATAEQLREELKEATGELKPKKIIKRLKIVESFLESGNRPEWMVLTVIPVIPPELRPLVPLDGGRFATSDLNDLYRRVINRNNRLKRLIELRAPDIIVRNEKRMLQESVDALFDNGRRGRVITGNNKRPLKSLSDMLKGKQGRFRQNLLGKRVDFSGRSVIVTGPELKLHQCGLPKKMALELFKPFIYSRLEAKGLSSTVKQAKKLVEKERPEVWDILDEVIREHPVLLNRAPTLHRLGIQAFEPILIEGKAIQLHPLVCSAFNADFDGDQMAVHVPLSLEAQLEARVLMMSTNNVLSPANGAPIIVPSQDMVLGLYYTTMEREGMKGEGMVFANLEEVEHALASGAVHLHARITARLPQIDENGNEVIKRFETTPGRIRLGALLPKNAKAPFELVNRLLRKKDIQNVIDTVYRYCGQKESVIFCDQIMGLGFREAFRAGISFGKDDMVVPPTKWDLVEETQDQVKQFEQQYLDGLITQGEKYNKVVDAWSKCNDRVTDAMMKTISATKKDENGAELEPNSVYMMAHSGARGSVSQMKQLGGMRGLMAKPNGEIIETPIISNFKEGLTVLEYFNSTHGARKGLSDTALKTANSGYLTRRLVDVAQDCIIREHDCGTDRAITASAAVNDGEVVSPLSERVLGRVAAEDVLVPGEDVVIVRKNELIDERKADEIEGAGVQNVRIRSALTCESDDGVCALCYGRDLARGTLVNIGEAVGIIAAQSIGEPGTQLTMRTFHIGGIAQGGQQSFIAAAQEGTVAFENESTLENANGELIVMNRNMQLHIKSATGETLASHKLFYGSKLFVREGDAVARGQKMFEWDPYTLPIIAEKAGIAKYVDLITGLSVRDETDDATGMTQKIVTDWRSAPKGNELKPEIIIVDQDGEPVRNEQGNPVTYPMSVEAILSVEEGQEIRAGDVVARIPREGAKTKDITGGLPRVAELFEARRPKDHAIIAELDGYVRFGKDYKNKRRIAIQPADDTLEPVEYMVPKGKHIPVQEGDFVQKGDYIMDGNPAPHDILRIMGIEALADYLIDEVQDVYRLQGVKINDKHIEVIVRQMLQKIEILDSGDTTLLKGEHVDRDEFEEENAKIEAKGGRPATGEPVLLGITKASLQTRSFISAASFQETTRVLTEAAVQGKRDKLVGLKENVIVGRLIPAGTGGATARVRRIASDRDHEVIEARRAEAEAAAALIAPEDSPAEVGGED comes from the coding sequence ATGAACCAGGAACTTGCCACCAACCCCCTGAACCCGCTGGCTGCGCCGCGGCAGTTCGACGAAATCAAGATCTCGCTGGCCTCGCCCGAGGAAATCCTCGCCTGGTCCTATGGCGAGGTGAAGAAGCCCGAGACCATCAACTACCGCACGTTCAAGCCCGAGCGTGACGGTCTGTTCTGCGCGCGCATCTTCGGTCCGATCAAGGATTACGAATGCCTCTGCGGCAAATACAAGCGCATGAAGTATCGCGGCCTGGTCTGCGAGAAATGCGGCGTCGAGGTGACGCTGCAGAAGGTCCGGCGCGAGCGCATGGGCCATATCGAACTGGCCGCTCCGGTCGCGCATATCTGGTTCCTGAAGTCGCTGCCCTCGCGCATCGGCCTGATGCTGGACATGACGCTGCGCGATCTTGAGCGCATCCTGTATTTCGAGAACTACGTCGTCATCGAGCCGGGTCTGACCGACCTGTCCTATGGTCAGCTGCTGACCGAGGAGGAGTTCCTGGACGCGCAGGACCAGTATGGCGCCGACGCCTTCACCGCCAATATCGGCGCCGAGGCGATCCGCGAGATGCTGGCCAATATCGATCTGGCCGCCACCGCCGAACAGCTGCGCGAGGAGCTGAAAGAGGCGACCGGCGAGCTGAAGCCGAAGAAGATCATCAAGCGTCTGAAGATCGTCGAGAGCTTCCTGGAATCGGGCAACCGTCCCGAATGGATGGTGCTGACCGTGATCCCGGTCATTCCGCCGGAACTGCGTCCGCTGGTGCCGCTGGACGGCGGCCGCTTCGCGACCTCGGACCTGAACGACCTCTATCGTCGCGTCATCAACCGCAACAACCGCCTGAAGCGGCTGATCGAGCTGCGCGCGCCCGACATCATCGTCCGTAACGAAAAGCGGATGCTGCAAGAGTCGGTCGATGCGCTGTTCGACAACGGCCGCCGCGGCCGCGTCATCACCGGCAACAACAAGCGGCCGCTGAAATCGCTGTCGGACATGCTGAAGGGCAAGCAGGGCCGGTTCCGCCAGAACCTGCTGGGCAAGCGCGTGGACTTCTCGGGCCGTTCGGTGATCGTGACCGGTCCCGAGCTGAAGCTGCATCAGTGCGGGTTGCCGAAGAAAATGGCGCTCGAGCTGTTCAAGCCCTTCATCTATTCGCGGCTTGAGGCGAAGGGGCTTTCGTCCACCGTCAAGCAGGCGAAGAAGCTGGTCGAGAAGGAACGCCCCGAGGTCTGGGACATCCTGGACGAGGTGATCCGCGAGCATCCGGTGCTGCTGAACCGCGCGCCGACGCTGCACCGCCTGGGCATCCAGGCCTTCGAGCCGATCCTGATCGAGGGCAAGGCGATCCAGCTGCATCCGCTGGTCTGCTCGGCCTTCAACGCCGACTTCGACGGCGACCAGATGGCCGTCCACGTCCCGCTCTCGCTGGAAGCCCAGCTTGAGGCGCGCGTGCTGATGATGTCCACGAACAACGTGCTGTCGCCCGCCAACGGCGCGCCGATCATCGTGCCGTCGCAGGACATGGTCCTTGGTCTCTATTACACGACCATGGAGCGCGAGGGCATGAAGGGCGAAGGCATGGTCTTTGCCAACCTCGAAGAGGTGGAGCACGCGCTGGCTTCCGGCGCGGTGCATCTGCATGCCCGCATCACCGCCCGCCTGCCGCAGATCGACGAGAACGGCAACGAGGTCATCAAGCGTTTCGAGACCACGCCGGGCCGGATCCGGCTGGGCGCGCTCTTGCCCAAGAACGCCAAGGCGCCCTTCGAGCTGGTGAACCGCCTGCTGCGCAAGAAGGATATCCAGAACGTCATCGACACCGTCTACCGCTACTGCGGCCAGAAGGAATCGGTGATCTTCTGCGACCAGATCATGGGCCTGGGCTTCCGCGAGGCGTTCCGCGCCGGCATCTCCTTCGGCAAGGACGACATGGTCGTTCCGCCGACGAAATGGGACCTGGTCGAGGAAACCCAGGACCAGGTGAAGCAGTTCGAGCAGCAATACCTGGACGGGCTGATCACCCAGGGCGAGAAATACAACAAGGTCGTCGACGCCTGGTCGAAATGCAACGACCGCGTCACCGACGCCATGATGAAGACCATCTCGGCCACCAAGAAGGACGAGAACGGCGCCGAGCTGGAGCCGAACTCGGTCTACATGATGGCGCATTCGGGCGCGCGGGGCTCGGTCAGCCAGATGAAGCAGCTGGGCGGCATGCGCGGGTTGATGGCCAAGCCGAACGGCGAGATCATCGAGACGCCGATCATCTCGAACTTCAAGGAAGGTCTGACCGTTCTTGAATACTTCAACTCGACCCACGGCGCGCGCAAGGGTCTGTCGGACACCGCGCTCAAGACGGCGAACTCGGGCTACCTGACCCGCCGCCTGGTGGACGTGGCGCAGGACTGCATCATCCGCGAGCATGACTGCGGCACCGACCGGGCGATCACCGCCTCGGCGGCGGTCAACGACGGCGAGGTGGTCAGCCCGCTTTCCGAGCGCGTGCTGGGCCGCGTCGCGGCCGAGGACGTGCTGGTGCCGGGCGAGGACGTGGTCATCGTGCGCAAGAACGAGCTGATCGACGAGCGCAAGGCCGACGAGATCGAGGGCGCGGGCGTGCAGAACGTGCGCATCCGCTCGGCCCTGACCTGCGAGTCGGACGACGGTGTCTGCGCGCTCTGCTATGGCCGCGACCTGGCCCGCGGCACGCTGGTCAATATCGGCGAGGCGGTCGGCATCATCGCCGCGCAGTCCATCGGCGAGCCGGGCACGCAGCTGACGATGCGGACCTTCCACATCGGCGGCATCGCCCAGGGCGGCCAGCAGTCCTTCATCGCCGCGGCGCAGGAGGGCACGGTGGCTTTCGAGAACGAAAGCACGCTGGAAAACGCCAATGGCGAGCTGATCGTGATGAACCGCAACATGCAGCTGCACATCAAGTCGGCGACGGGCGAGACGCTGGCCAGCCACAAGCTGTTCTACGGCAGCAAGCTGTTCGTGCGCGAGGGCGATGCCGTGGCGCGCGGCCAGAAGATGTTCGAATGGGATCCCTATACCCTGCCGATCATCGCCGAGAAGGCCGGTATCGCGAAATATGTCGACCTCATTACCGGCCTTTCGGTCCGGGACGAGACCGACGACGCGACGGGCATGACGCAGAAGATCGTGACGGACTGGCGCTCGGCCCCCAAGGGCAACGAGCTGAAGCCCGAGATCATCATCGTCGACCAGGATGGCGAGCCGGTGCGCAACGAACAGGGCAACCCGGTCACCTATCCGATGTCGGTCGAGGCGATCCTCTCGGTCGAGGAAGGCCAAGAGATCCGCGCCGGCGACGTGGTGGCGCGTATCCCGCGTGAAGGCGCCAAGACCAAGGACATCACCGGGGGTCTGCCCCGCGTGGCGGAACTGTTCGAGGCCCGTCGTCCCAAGGATCACGCGATCATCGCCGAACTGGACGGCTATGTGCGCTTCGGCAAGGACTACAAGAACAAGCGCCGTATCGCCATCCAGCCCGCCGACGACACGCTGGAGCCGGTCGAATACATGGTGCCGAAAGGCAAGCACATCCCGGTGCAGGAAGGCGACTTCGTGCAGAAGGGCGACTACATCATGGACGGCAACCCGGCGCCGCATGACATCCTGCGCATCATGGGGATCGAGGCCCTGGCCGATTACCTGATCGACGAGGTGCAGGACGTCTACCGGCTGCAAGGCGTGAAGATCAACGACAAGCACATCGAGGTGATCGTCCGCCAGATGCTGCAGAAGATCGAGATCCTCGACAGCGGCGACACCACGCTGCTGAAGGGCGAGCATGTCGACCGCGACGAGTTCGAGGAGGAGAACGCCAAGATCGAAGCCAAGGGCGGCCGTCCGGCCACCGGCGAGCCGGTGCTCTTGGGCATCACCAAGGCCTCGCTGCAGACCCGCAGCTTCATCTCGGCCGCCTCGTTCCAGGAGACGACCCGCGTGCTGACCGAGGCCGCCGTCCAGGGCAAGCGCGACAAGCTGGTCGGCCTCAAGGAGAACGTGATCGTCGGCCGGCTGATCCCGGCCGGCACCGGCGGGGCCACGGCCCGCGTGCGCCGCATCGCCAGCGATCGCGACCACGAGGTGATCGAGGCGCGCCGGGCCGAGGCGGAAGCCGCCGCCGCGCTGATCGCGCCAGAGGACAGCCCGGCCGAGGTCGGCGGCGAGGACTGA
- the rpoB gene encoding DNA-directed RNA polymerase subunit beta yields the protein MAQAYVGQKRIRRYYGNIREVLEMPNLIEVQKSSYDLFLRSGEGEGHQDGEGIQGVFQSVFPIKDFNETATLEFVKYELEKPKYDVDECQSRDMTYAAPLKVTLRLIVFDVDEATGAKSVKDIKEQDVYMGDMPLMTQNGTFIVNGTERVVVSQMHRSPGVFFDHDRGKTHSSGKLLFACRIIPYRGSWLDFEFDAKDLVFARIDRRRKLPVTTLLYALGMDQEGIMDAFYNTVDYKLQRAGKGQAAGWVTKFFPERVRGTRPTYDLVNAETGEIITKAGDKVTPRLVKQLLEQGDVNLLLPFEKIIGRFVAKDIINEQTGLIYAEAGDEITVEYDRDGEISGGLLKVLLDNGIEDIPVLDIDHVNVGPYIRNTMAADKNMSREGALMDIYRVMRPGEPPTVEAASALFGSLFFDSERYDLSAVGRVKMNMRLDLDAPDTQRTLRKEDIIACIRGLVELRDGKGEIDDIDHLGNRRVRSVGELMENQYRIGLLRMERAIRERMSGVEIDTVMPQDLINAKPAAAAVREFFGSSQLSQFMDQTNPLSEVTHKRRLSALGPGGLTRERAGFEVRDVHPTHYGRMCPIETPEGQNIGLINSLATFARVNKYGFIETPYRKVVEGKVTDEVVYMSATEEMRHTIAQANATLDADGKFVDELVSTRQAGDFMLNPVEAVDLIDVSPKQLVSVAAALIPFLENDDANRALMGSNMQRQAVPLLRAEAPFVGTGMEATVARDSGAAIMARRGGIIDQVDAQRIVIRATEDLGAGDAGVDIYRLRKFKRSNQSSTINQRPLVKVGDRVVKGQVVADGPSTDQGELAIGRNVVVAFMPWNGYNYEDSILISERIHRDDVFTSIHIDEYEVAARDTKLGPEEITRDIPNVGEEALRNLDEAGIVYIGAEVGPGDILVGKITPKGESPMTPEEKLLRAIFGEKASDVRDTSLRLPPGAYGTIVEVRVFNRHGVDKDERALQIEREEVERLARDRDDELAILERNIYARLKSLIMGKEVVKGPKGIRAGAVVDEDLLGQLSRGQWWQLAVADEDTAKEVEALNQQFDAQKRALDNRFDDKVEKVRQGDDLPPGVMKMVKVFVAVKRKLQAGDKMAGRHGNKGVVSKVVPIEDMPFLSDGTPVDLVLNPLGVPSRMNVGQILETHMGWASRGLGIKIDEALQDYRRNGDMSPVREAMRNGYGDDFYAETFEGMDDETLLEHADAVRGGVPIATPVFDGAKEADVNDALRRAGFDTSGQSIVFDGRTGEQFARPVTVGMKYVLKLHHLVDDKMHARSTGPYSLVTQQPLGGKAQFGGQRLGEMEVWALEAYGAAYTLQEMLTVKSDDVAGRTKVYESIVKGEDNFEAGVPESFNVLVKEVRGLGLNMELLDAEDEE from the coding sequence ATGGCGCAAGCTTATGTCGGCCAGAAACGCATCCGGCGTTACTATGGCAATATCCGCGAAGTTCTGGAGATGCCGAACCTGATCGAGGTTCAGAAATCTTCCTATGACCTGTTCCTGCGCTCGGGCGAGGGCGAAGGCCATCAGGACGGCGAAGGCATCCAGGGCGTCTTCCAGTCGGTGTTCCCGATCAAGGACTTCAACGAGACGGCGACGCTGGAATTCGTGAAATACGAGCTGGAAAAGCCGAAATACGACGTGGACGAGTGCCAGAGCCGCGACATGACCTACGCCGCGCCGCTGAAGGTGACGCTGCGCCTGATCGTGTTCGATGTCGACGAGGCGACCGGCGCCAAATCGGTCAAGGACATCAAGGAACAGGATGTCTACATGGGCGACATGCCGCTGATGACGCAGAACGGGACGTTCATCGTGAACGGGACCGAGCGCGTCGTGGTGTCGCAGATGCACCGCTCGCCCGGCGTGTTCTTCGACCATGACCGCGGCAAGACCCATTCCTCGGGCAAGCTGCTGTTCGCCTGCCGCATCATTCCCTATCGCGGTTCGTGGCTGGATTTCGAGTTCGACGCCAAGGATCTGGTCTTCGCGCGCATCGACCGCCGCCGCAAGCTGCCGGTGACGACGCTGCTCTATGCCCTCGGCATGGACCAGGAGGGCATCATGGATGCCTTCTACAACACCGTGGACTACAAGCTGCAGCGCGCCGGCAAGGGGCAGGCCGCGGGCTGGGTCACGAAATTCTTCCCCGAGCGGGTGCGCGGCACCCGTCCGACCTATGACCTGGTGAACGCCGAGACCGGCGAGATCATCACCAAGGCCGGCGACAAGGTGACGCCGCGGCTGGTCAAGCAGCTGCTTGAACAAGGCGACGTGAACCTGCTGCTGCCCTTCGAGAAGATCATCGGCCGCTTTGTCGCGAAAGACATCATCAACGAGCAGACCGGCCTGATCTATGCCGAGGCCGGCGACGAGATCACCGTCGAATACGACCGCGACGGCGAGATCTCGGGCGGGCTGCTGAAGGTGCTGCTGGACAACGGCATCGAGGACATCCCGGTCCTCGACATCGACCATGTCAATGTCGGCCCCTATATCCGCAACACCATGGCGGCGGACAAGAACATGAGCCGCGAAGGCGCGCTGATGGACATCTATCGCGTCATGCGCCCGGGCGAGCCGCCGACCGTCGAGGCCGCCTCGGCGCTGTTCGGCAGCCTGTTCTTCGACAGCGAACGCTATGACCTGTCCGCCGTGGGCCGGGTCAAGATGAACATGCGCCTTGACCTGGATGCGCCGGACACCCAGCGCACCCTGCGCAAGGAGGACATCATCGCCTGTATCCGCGGGCTGGTGGAACTGCGCGACGGCAAGGGCGAGATCGACGACATCGACCACCTCGGCAACCGCCGGGTGCGCTCGGTCGGCGAGCTGATGGAGAACCAGTATCGCATCGGCCTGCTGCGCATGGAACGCGCGATCCGCGAGCGCATGTCGGGCGTCGAGATCGACACCGTGATGCCGCAGGACCTGATCAACGCCAAGCCGGCCGCGGCCGCGGTGCGCGAGTTCTTCGGCTCGTCGCAGCTGTCGCAGTTCATGGACCAGACCAACCCGCTGTCGGAAGTCACTCACAAGCGGCGCCTTTCGGCGCTTGGTCCGGGCGGTCTGACCCGCGAGCGCGCCGGCTTCGAGGTGCGCGACGTTCACCCGACCCATTACGGCCGGATGTGCCCGATCGAGACGCCGGAAGGCCAGAACATCGGCCTGATCAACAGCCTGGCGACCTTTGCCCGCGTGAACAAATACGGCTTCATCGAGACCCCCTATCGCAAGGTGGTCGAGGGCAAGGTCACCGACGAGGTGGTCTACATGTCCGCGACCGAGGAGATGCGCCACACCATCGCCCAGGCCAATGCGACGCTGGACGCAGACGGCAAGTTCGTGGACGAGCTGGTCTCGACCCGCCAGGCCGGCGACTTCATGCTGAACCCGGTCGAGGCCGTGGACCTGATCGACGTGTCGCCGAAACAGCTGGTTTCGGTTGCCGCGGCGCTGATCCCCTTCCTTGAAAACGACGACGCCAACCGCGCGCTGATGGGCTCGAACATGCAGCGTCAGGCGGTTCCGCTGCTGCGGGCCGAGGCGCCCTTCGTCGGCACCGGCATGGAAGCGACCGTGGCGCGCGATTCCGGCGCTGCGATCATGGCGCGCCGGGGCGGCATCATCGACCAGGTCGATGCGCAGCGTATCGTTATCCGCGCGACCGAGGATCTGGGCGCCGGCGACGCGGGCGTGGACATCTATCGCCTGCGCAAGTTCAAGCGGTCCAACCAGTCCTCGACCATCAACCAGCGCCCGCTGGTCAAGGTGGGCGACAGGGTGGTCAAGGGCCAGGTCGTGGCCGACGGTCCCTCGACCGATCAGGGCGAGCTGGCGATCGGCCGCAATGTGGTCGTGGCCTTCATGCCCTGGAACGGCTACAACTACGAGGACTCGATCCTGATCTCGGAGCGGATCCACCGCGACGACGTGTTCACCTCGATCCATATCGACGAATACGAGGTGGCGGCCCGCGACACCAAGCTGGGCCCCGAGGAGATCACCCGCGACATCCCGAATGTCGGCGAGGAGGCGCTGCGCAACCTCGACGAGGCCGGCATCGTCTATATCGGCGCCGAAGTGGGTCCGGGTGACATCCTGGTCGGCAAGATCACCCCCAAGGGTGAATCGCCGATGACGCCGGAAGAGAAACTGCTGCGCGCCATCTTCGGCGAAAAGGCCAGCGACGTGCGCGACACCTCGCTGCGCCTGCCGCCGGGGGCTTACGGCACCATCGTCGAGGTCCGGGTGTTCAACCGCCACGGCGTCGACAAGGACGAGCGCGCGCTGCAGATCGAGCGCGAGGAAGTCGAGCGCCTGGCCCGCGACCGCGACGACGAGCTGGCGATCCTGGAGCGCAATATCTATGCGCGCCTGAAATCGCTTATCATGGGCAAGGAAGTCGTCAAGGGGCCGAAAGGCATCCGCGCCGGCGCCGTGGTGGACGAGGATCTGCTGGGCCAGCTGAGCCGCGGCCAGTGGTGGCAGCTTGCCGTCGCCGACGAGGATACCGCCAAGGAAGTCGAGGCGCTGAACCAGCAATTCGACGCGCAGAAGCGGGCCTTGGACAACCGTTTCGACGACAAGGTCGAAAAGGTGCGCCAGGGCGACGACCTGCCTCCGGGCGTGATGAAGATGGTCAAGGTTTTCGTCGCGGTGAAGCGCAAGCTGCAGGCGGGCGACAAGATGGCCGGCCGTCACGGCAACAAGGGCGTCGTCTCCAAGGTCGTGCCGATCGAGGACATGCCCTTCCTGTCCGATGGCACCCCGGTCGACCTGGTGCTGAACCCGCTGGGCGTGCCCTCGCGGATGAACGTCGGGCAGATCCTGGAGACGCATATGGGCTGGGCCTCGCGCGGGCTGGGCATCAAGATCGACGAGGCTCTGCAGGATTATCGCCGCAACGGCGACATGTCCCCGGTGCGCGAGGCGATGCGGAACGGCTATGGCGACGATTTCTATGCCGAGACCTTCGAGGGCATGGATGACGAGACCCTGCTGGAGCATGCCGATGCGGTGCGCGGCGGCGTTCCCATCGCCACGCCGGTCTTCGACGGCGCGAAAGAGGCGGATGTGAACGACGCGCTGCGCCGTGCGGGTTTCGACACCTCGGGCCAGTCCATCGTCTTCGACGGCCGCACCGGCGAGCAGTTCGCGCGTCCGGTCACGGTCGGGATGAAATACGTCCTGAAGCTGCACCACCTTGTCGACGACAAGATGCACGCGCGTTCGACCGGGCCTTACTCGCTTGTCACGCAGCAACCGCTGGGCGGCAAGGCGCAGTTCGGCGGCCAGCGTCTGGGTGAGATGGAGGTCTGGGCCCTTGAGGCTTACGGCGCCGCCTATACCCTGCAGGAGATGCTGACGGTCAAGTCGGATGACGTGGCCGGCCGGACCAAGGTCTATGAGAGCATCGTCAAGGGCGAGGACAATTTCGAGGCCGGCGTGCCGGAATCGTTCAACGTGCTGGTCAAGGAGGTCCGGGGTCTGGGCCTCAACATGGAACTCCTGGATGCGGAGGACGAGGAGTGA
- the rplL gene encoding 50S ribosomal protein L7/L12, with protein MADLKKLAEEIVGLTLLEAQELKNILKDEYGIEPAAGGAVMVAGPAAGPAEAAEEKTEFDVVLVDAGANKINVIKEVRGITGLGLKEAKDLVEAGGKVKEGASKADAEEMKKKLEAAGAKVELK; from the coding sequence ATGGCTGATCTGAAGAAACTCGCCGAAGAAATCGTGGGCCTGACCCTGCTGGAAGCCCAGGAACTGAAGAACATCCTGAAAGACGAATACGGCATCGAGCCCGCCGCCGGCGGCGCCGTGATGGTTGCCGGCCCGGCCGCTGGCCCGGCTGAAGCCGCCGAAGAAAAAACCGAATTCGACGTCGTCCTGGTGGACGCCGGCGCCAACAAGATCAACGTGATCAAGGAAGTGCGCGGCATCACCGGCCTGGGCCTGAAAGAAGCCAAGGATCTGGTCGAAGCCGGCGGCAAGGTGAAAGAGGGTGCCTCGAAAGCCGATGCCGAAGAAATGAAGAAGAAGCTCGAAGCGGCTGGCGCCAAGGTCGAGCTGAAGTAA
- the rplJ gene encoding 50S ribosomal protein L10, giving the protein MDRAQKEQVVEELGQIFEASGVVVVARYEGMTVAQMQDLRAQMREAGGSVRVAKNRLAKIALDGKPCASIADYLTGMTVLAYSEDPVAAAKVADKYAKGNDKFVILGGAMGDTALDPAGVKAVAQMPSREELIASIVACIGAPASNIAGAIGAPASNIAGILSTLEEREAA; this is encoded by the coding sequence GTGGATAGAGCGCAAAAAGAACAGGTGGTCGAAGAACTCGGCCAGATCTTTGAAGCCTCTGGCGTCGTGGTGGTTGCCCGCTACGAGGGAATGACGGTTGCCCAGATGCAGGACCTGCGCGCGCAGATGCGCGAAGCCGGCGGGTCCGTTCGCGTTGCCAAGAACAGGCTCGCCAAGATCGCCCTGGATGGGAAGCCTTGCGCAAGCATCGCCGACTATCTGACGGGTATGACCGTGCTCGCCTATTCCGAAGACCCGGTGGCTGCCGCCAAGGTCGCGGATAAATACGCCAAGGGGAACGACAAGTTCGTGATCCTGGGCGGTGCGATGGGCGACACGGCGCTTGACCCGGCCGGTGTGAAGGCCGTGGCCCAGATGCCGTCGCGCGAGGAGCTTATCGCTTCGATCGTGGCCTGCATCGGTGCCCCTGCTTCCAACATCGCGGGCGCGATCGGCGCACCTGCCAGCAACATCGCGGGCATCCTCTCGACTCTGGAAGAGCGCGAGGCCGCCTGA
- the rplA gene encoding 50S ribosomal protein L1, whose translation MAKLSKKQAAARAAFAGKANLPVEEAVKLVKENASAKFDETVEIAMNLGVDPRHADQMVRGVVTLPNGTGKDVRVAVFARGPKADEAKAAGAEIVGAEDLMETIQSGKIEFDRCIATPDMMPLVGRLGKILGPRNLMPNPKVGTVTMDVKAAVEAAKGGEVQFKAEKAGVVHAGVGKASFDAEKLAENIRAFVDAVNRAKPSGAKGTYVKKVSISSTMGPGVSLDLSSAVAQ comes from the coding sequence ATGGCTAAACTGTCGAAAAAGCAAGCCGCCGCCCGCGCCGCCTTTGCCGGCAAGGCGAATCTTCCCGTCGAGGAAGCCGTCAAGCTGGTCAAGGAGAACGCCAGCGCGAAATTCGACGAGACCGTCGAGATCGCGATGAACCTGGGCGTCGATCCCCGCCACGCCGACCAGATGGTCCGCGGCGTCGTGACCCTGCCCAACGGCACCGGCAAGGATGTGCGCGTCGCCGTCTTCGCCCGCGGCCCCAAGGCTGACGAGGCGAAGGCCGCCGGCGCCGAGATCGTCGGTGCGGAAGACCTGATGGAGACGATCCAGTCGGGCAAGATCGAGTTCGATCGCTGCATCGCCACGCCGGACATGATGCCGCTGGTCGGCCGTCTGGGCAAGATCCTGGGTCCGCGCAACCTGATGCCGAACCCCAAGGTCGGCACGGTGACGATGGACGTGAAGGCCGCCGTCGAGGCCGCCAAGGGCGGCGAGGTCCAGTTCAAGGCCGAGAAGGCGGGCGTGGTCCATGCCGGTGTCGGCAAGGCCTCGTTCGATGCCGAGAAGCTGGCCGAGAACATCCGCGCCTTCGTGGATGCGGTGAACCGGGCCAAGCCGTCGGGCGCCAAGGGTACCTATGTCAAGAAGGTCTCGATCAGCTCGACCATGGGTCCGGGCGTGTCGCTGGACCTGTCTTCGGCGGTCGCGCAGTAA
- the rplK gene encoding 50S ribosomal protein L11 translates to MAKKVVGSLKLQIKAGQANPSPPVGPALGQRGINIMEFCKAFNAKTQEMEQGAPVPVVITYYADKSFTFETKTPPASFLLKKAAGLKPVGKRNRAKGSEKPGRQVAGTVTAKQVREIAEAKMKDLSANDIEAAMQIILGSARSIGIEVKG, encoded by the coding sequence ATGGCCAAGAAAGTTGTCGGCAGCCTCAAGCTGCAAATCAAGGCGGGTCAGGCGAACCCGTCCCCGCCCGTCGGCCCGGCCCTGGGTCAGCGCGGCATCAACATCATGGAATTCTGCAAGGCGTTCAACGCCAAGACGCAGGAGATGGAGCAGGGCGCCCCTGTTCCGGTCGTGATCACCTATTACGCCGACAAGTCCTTCACCTTCGAGACCAAGACGCCCCCGGCCTCGTTCCTGCTGAAGAAGGCCGCCGGCCTGAAGCCGGTCGGCAAGCGCAACCGCGCCAAGGGTTCGGAAAAGCCCGGCCGCCAGGTCGCCGGCACCGTGACCGCCAAGCAGGTCCGCGAGATCGCCGAAGCCAAGATGAAGGATCTGTCCGCCAACGACATCGAGGCCGCGATGCAGATCATCCTGGGCTCGGCGCGTTCGATCGGCATCGAGGTGAAAGGCTAA
- the nusG gene encoding transcription termination/antitermination protein NusG — MAKRWYSVSVLSNFEKKVAEAIRQAVVEKGLEDEIDEVLVPTEEVIEIRRGKKVTSERRFMPGYVLVRMELSDKTYHLVNSINRVTGFLGAQGKPMPMRDDEVNAILHRTGEGGAEVAPRNLIRFDVGEKVNVTDGPFEGFSGMVEEVDEAANRIKVTVSIFGRPTPVELEFTQVAKTA; from the coding sequence ATGGCAAAGCGTTGGTATTCGGTCAGCGTCCTGTCGAACTTTGAAAAGAAGGTCGCCGAGGCGATTCGCCAGGCCGTTGTCGAAAAGGGCCTGGAAGACGAGATCGACGAGGTGCTGGTCCCGACCGAGGAAGTGATCGAGATCCGCCGCGGCAAGAAGGTCACCTCCGAGCGCCGCTTCATGCCCGGCTATGTGCTGGTGCGCATGGAACTGTCGGACAAGACCTATCACCTGGTGAACTCGATCAACCGCGTGACCGGTTTCCTGGGTGCCCAGGGCAAGCCGATGCCGATGCGCGACGACGAGGTCAACGCGATCCTGCATCGCACCGGCGAGGGCGGGGCCGAGGTCGCGCCGCGCAACCTGATCCGGTTCGATGTGGGCGAAAAGGTGAACGTGACCGACGGGCCCTTCGAGGGCTTCTCGGGCATGGTCGAGGAAGTGGACGAGGCCGCGAACCGCATCAAGGTCACGGTGTCCATCTTTGGCCGCCCGACGCCGGTGGAACTGGAATTCACGCAGGTCGCCAAGACCGCGTGA